GACAGTGCCCACAGCCCTCAGCAGAGGCCGGGCAGGGCCACCACACCTGCGCCAGACCCCAGACCCTGAGCTGGGCAGTGTGCGAAGCTGGAGCCTTCTCGTGCATCCACACCCGCAAGGAAAGGCCCTCCCTCAGACCATTTTGGAAACTCACTGATCGCGCAACTCAGTATGCTCTTTCACCTCCATGCAATCTGCCCCTCCACCCCTATCTTACTCCTTCTCGTCTTCCAGATCTCAGCTCTAAcaacccctcctccaggaagtcctccctggCCTGCTCAAGCTGGTCTCTGGTGCCCCCTTGGGGCTCCCACAGCTCCCTCGgctcccctcccagcccagcccagcccactcTGGGTGTCACTGTCTGGGGATGGGGGCTCTCCACTCCACTGGGCCGGGAGCCCCAGGAGACAGGCTGCTGTGGTTGCTGCAGTGTCCCCAGCGCAGGGTCAGACACAGAGACAGTCCAGCGCagggtgagtgaatgaatggatttgAAACTAAGCTCTTCCAGAGTCAGGAGTTTGGGGCTTTTCCCACAGCTCCCACTGGCAGGTGGAAAGTGGCGGGATGGAGGTGGACTGATCAGCACCCACCTTGCTCCCTGGGGGACGGTTTGCTGGGGCCACAGGCACCGACACAGGGACCCCCAAAGAGGCTGTGGTTGGGTTGTCCAGGCACTTTCTGGCTCCCAGGGGACTCTGCCCATCCCCTTCTGGCCTCAGCACCTGTCTTGAGGGCTTGCAAAACTCCATGCCAAACACCTGCACACAGAAAAGAGACAGCCCTTTAAGGGAAAGAGCAGGTTGGGAGCAAGGGCCCCTCCAGAGGAGCACCGCCCTGGCTCCCAGCCTCCAGCcaggcccccacctccccccaactCCGGCAAGCTGAACGCAGCCTCACGCCCCTTCACCTGTGGATCTTGCTTCCCTCGAGGTGACGGCCACTGGTCGCTGTGAAAACACATGTGGCTGTTCAGCCCCTTCTCTGTATAGAACATCTGGCTGCAGTTCTTGCAAACGTACGTGCTCCTTGGCTCTGCCCAGTCTGTGGGGCCCCTGTTGTGCTGGTGACTGTGGGGAGACGTgtcaggaggcaggagagggagaaCGGGGCTCCATCCCCAAGCCTGGATACCCTGACAGCTCCAGGAGAACTGAAGGAATGGAGACGATGCCCCAATCCCCCACGGCCTGGTGCTCGCCCCTTCAGGAGGGCAGCACCCACAGCTCGCCCCCTGGGCGGTAGGTCAAAGCCAGCAGGGGACTCCCGGGGGTGCTGAGCTCCCCAGGCCGGGCAGGGAGGGGCTCCAGCACTTACCAGCCAGCGGCCACGTTCTCCTCCTTCACCCGGTGGGGGAGCCGGTAGATATTTCCACCCTGGAGATGAAAGCGCACCTGAGCCAGCAGCTCAGAAATGAGGTGCAGGAGTGAAAGCTGTGAGGTGCTTAGTGGAAACACGGGTGTGATTCTTAGCGACCCTGAAGCAGGCCGCAGTCTCTTGGTGACTCAAAACCAAAGACAGAACAAATCAGCAAAACGTaaaccttctttaaaaaaaaaaaaacttaaacctTCTGTGCTTCACAGGATAGCATCAAGAAGTGAAAAGTCACaggcttcaaaaacaaacttatggttaccaaaggggaaaggtggggagagggcgtttgggattaacagaaacACACGACTATACACAAGacaggtaaccaacaaggacctgctgtacagcacagagaactctactcagcatCCTGCAATAACCTAcacgggaaagaatctgaaaagtaatggatatgtgtacatgtgtgactgaatcactttgctgtacacttgaaaccaaCACTgtgttgtatatcaattataatataaactaaaattttttttaagtgaaaagacagaatgggagagaaagagttgcaaatcatgtatctggtAAGGGTCTCGTATCTGTAATACATAAGGAATTCTCACAGCTCCAGAGTCATAACACAAACcaacttaaaaatgggcaaagtctCTGAGCAGACACTTAACCAAAGAGGATGTATCAatagccaataagcacataaaaatgtGCTCAAGACTGTTAGCcatctgggaaatgcaaatcacaccATCATCAGGTTATCGCTTCCCACCCACTACGTTGGCTGCATTAGAAGCAAACAGCtggacaataacaagtgttggtgagaagcTGGGGGCCTCAGACTCTGAGTGGGAAGGTAAGACGGCTTTTGGAGAAGTCTGGCAGTTTCTGAAACAGAGAGGATTACcctataatccagcaattctggTGTTAcctcccaagagaaatgaaaaaatatgtctaaacaataacaaatgttAACGGCAGCACTATCACAATGGCCAAGAAGTGAACACAACCCAGATGCCCATCAGCTGATAAATGGACAAACACCACACGGTGTATGCGTACAACGGACGATTACTGAGCaatacaaaggaaaagttctGATCCACGCTACAATACGGATGGACTCTGAAAACATCGTACTAAGTGGAAGAAGCAAAtgacacaaaaggccacacagTGTATGATTCCAACCACAGGAAGTGTCCAAGACAGGCAAATCCATGGCAACAGAAGGTGGACTCCTGGtcgccaggggctgggagggacgGAGAGACTGCAGCAGACAGCTAAGGGTATGGGGTGTCTTTCGGGGGTGAGCAAAGTATTTAGGCAAAGAGCAGTGAAATACAGGGTGCACAGCCTTGTAAACATGCTCAAAAGCCAATGGATGgcacatttttaaatggtgagTCAGAGACTTGctagtggtccagaggttaagactgcatgcttccaatgtagggggcatggATGCAACCCCTGGTCGggagctaacatcccacatgcctcgtggccagaataaaataaccaaatataaaactgaaaacttaatctcaaaaaataaacaaaatggtgAGACAGCATGTAAATATTAAAGCTgtcaagaataataaaaaaagaagcgGATGAGATAGCTGTGGCCTGACAGGAAGGACGCTGGACCTCAGAACGCCGGCAGGAGGTGAGGCTGAGCCCTCTACTCTGGGACCTCGTGGGCGCCACGCGGGAGGACCTGAGCGCTCCACGAGGGCGGACCAGCACACCGCCAGCAGCGGGGGGCCAAGTCAGACCCGTGATCCGTGACCCACGACCAGACACGGCATTCCACACAGCAACGTCGAGGGCTGAGGAGCTCTACCTTCACATCCTCTGAAGACGCGAAGGAGGCAAATCCAAAAGGAAgcgagagggagggaggaagcaaaCAGAAAGCGGGCAGTGAAGCAACGCGGCACCAAGTGTCTCTCCCAGCTCGAAAGCCCTGCTTCACGTGCGCGCGCggtggggtcggggtgggggatGATGGGAGGGGCCCCCTCTTCTCTGaatcctccctccccctctctgtACAACTGCATCTGAAGAATTGCTGAGGTTAAACAAGGTGCCTGGCCAAGTCAGAAACCCAGAAATGGGTAAGGACCAGACTGCCTCCGGTATGGTTAGGTCCGTGAGATGGCCCTGGTACCTGGATCCTGTTGAATGTCGTCAGTTTGGACTTGGAGTCCCTGGCGGGGTCTGCTGGAGGCCCGGCCGACGAGAAGGAGGCCATGGCCACCTGGCTCGGGGAAGCCGCACAGCACATATCCATTTTCACCTTCTCCTTCCGGAAGCCTGAAAAGCGCTGCGCTCTGGAGTTGCCAGAGAAGAGCCTGTAGCCTCCACCCCGGGAGCAGGCCGGGCCCTTTTCGGCTTTCGTGGCCCCGGAGGCCATGCCATTCTCGGCCTGGGCCTGCTTCCCTGGGAGGTGGGTTCCAGATGGCTCATCCCCTCCTAACTGGGTCTGACGCAGGCCCCCGGGAGAGAAGATATCGCCCAGGTCCAAGGTCCCTTTTGAGGATCTCAACTGCTTGGCCAGAGAAGAGATGTCTGGGTTCCCGGGAGGGTCCAGGGACGATGCTGTGAGGGCTGGTGGAGCGGCAGCCACTTTTGGCCCGCCCTTTGCATCCCGGCTTATGCTGCCAGGTGAAGCCTCCCTAGGGAAAGTGGATGTGGATTTTCTCCGGCGGGCTGGGGAGCCCTCTGGCTCAGGGTTCACGGGGCCAGCGTGGAGAGAGTCAACAGCGGGCGTCAGAGACGGGGGCTGCTGTGGCCATGGCCCCTGCAGCGGCTTCAGGGGGCCCTGCTTGCCATCGGGAGTGGGGAGCTGGGAGGAAGCGGAGGCCACCTGGGCATGGGAGAAGATCCGCTGGGACTTGGTGATCATCTGGAACACCTGCATCTGCTCATGGCTCACCAGGGACTCCTGTGACTTCAGAAAGAGCTGCCGGAAGAGCGGCGTGGTGTCCGACGAGAGGCTGCTGGGCTTCGAGCCAGGGTCCTGCGAGCCCGGGTCCCCGGGCCACCGGAAGGAGTCGCAGTCAAACTTGCCCTTCTTGGGAGCCCAGCAGTCATCATCCCCGCTGGCACTGGCAAATCTGGGGTCCCCTGAGGCCTCCCCAGGAGCCTTCAGGAGCACGGGAGGGAAGGGTGGCACGTCCTCTGGGCCAGGCCCCAGGCCGGCGGAGGGCTCCCCCACTGGGGAGGCGCTGCTGAGCCCAGGGCCAGGCTCAGAGCCCTCCCGGGATGGCGGCTTATGGACGACAAACACACTGTTTCCTTTGCTCTTGGGGCAGCCTGACAGGTTCTGGAGCCACTGGAAACTGTGGCCTGATGGCTGGGAACCAGTGGTGGGGACTGTCTGGCCACGGAacagaggcaggcaggagggcagaggggcGCCCTCGGGCCAGCCCTCCAGGGAGGACGAGAGCTGGAGTGGCTCGAGCTCGGCCGGGTCGGGGCTGCTGCTCTCCGCCGCCCGTGAGTGGATGGCCGTGAACACGTCAGCGGCGGGCTCCTTCTGTGGGGGCCTCGGCTCCTCGAGAACATCAGGGCCCAGGGTCCCCAGGGCACCAGCTGGACCGCAGCAGGAGGACACGGACGAGGACGGGCAGGAGCAGGCCACATTCCTCCCCTCGCCGCTGTCCGCAGGCCCAGCCGGCCCCGGGGACGGGATCTTGTGGTGGACGATGCTGTTTACAAGGCAGCGCAGAAGGTCTCGGTTGGGCAGGAGGGGACCGGGCGACCTCAGGCCGGATGGCGCGGGCTGGCCTGCCACCTCGTGCATGTGGGGCGAGTCCCCACAGGCCTCCTCCTCCGGGGGCACCTCCTTGAGGATGCACAGGCCGTGCTGGACCTCGTAGTGCCGGCGCAGCGAGCGGTAGTCGCAGTAGCTCTTGCTGCAGCCCTGCTCGATGCACACGAAGGGCTTGGTCTTCTGGTGGGTGAGCATGTGTCCGGTCCTGGAAGCACACAAGGACTGGGTCATGGGGGGTCTTGGCACAGGTCGCCCGTCACAGGAACCCAAGCACGTCCCCCGGGGCCAGCAGGGCAGAAAATGGGCTCAGACCCCACGAGGAAAGACTCCCCCTGACTCAAAGTCATCTGGAACGGGGGCTCTTTCCCTCACCCTTAAGCAAACTCCTAATCAGAGAAAAAATCATGGGAGCCAAGTCAGAGTTCCCCAAAGCAACACCAGTCTCCAAGGTTGCTCCCTGAGGACTTGGGCTCAGCTGGCaagtgagttttaaaaaatcactgtttaCTTCTTGGATGTTCATAGTAGCAAAGTGAAAAGCCATAGAGTAGATAAAGCGAACCTGTTTAACTTTCCATGTCTCTCCAAGTTATTTGCCCACAGAATCACTTTTTTTCAAAGAGCCCCTTTTAGCATCCCTGAGAACCAGAGTTCGGAGAATGCACGCGAGGAAATGTTAACTTGGGGGTGCTCCTTCTTTGAACAAAGGAATCTCTGCCTTCCCATAGGATGCCTCTAGAGAACCACCTGTGACCCCCattgcaaaacagaaagaaaaaaattacagatgcCCAGTCAGCAAAGACTCTCTAGAAAACAGCCAAATTTGCCTATAATTTCTGCAAATATGAATGAATACAAATGTCTTATGTCACACTTGTATCTACATTAATTTATTATA
The genomic region above belongs to Budorcas taxicolor isolate Tak-1 chromosome 18, Takin1.1, whole genome shotgun sequence and contains:
- the ZNF541 gene encoding zinc finger protein 541, whose protein sequence is MDQYSLEDEGALPSEMHLSSYPEDQALTCSDAVNRDLGPGTRDLLYGGLRGLELDPSFPAPDTPSEPLEDNLDTLSLYSGKDSDSTKLLEEYVDPESQTSLQDLGLGALKVPKEAEEGGRATSGSARKGKRQHSSPQNTLLDCSLCGKVFSSASSLSKHYLTHSQERKHVCKICSKAFKRQDHLTGHMLTHQKTKPFVCIEQGCSKSYCDYRSLRRHYEVQHGLCILKEVPPEEEACGDSPHMHEVAGQPAPSGLRSPGPLLPNRDLLRCLVNSIVHHKIPSPGPAGPADSGEGRNVACSCPSSSVSSCCGPAGALGTLGPDVLEEPRPPQKEPAADVFTAIHSRAAESSSPDPAELEPLQLSSSLEGWPEGAPLPSCLPLFRGQTVPTTGSQPSGHSFQWLQNLSGCPKSKGNSVFVVHKPPSREGSEPGPGLSSASPVGEPSAGLGPGPEDVPPFPPVLLKAPGEASGDPRFASASGDDDCWAPKKGKFDCDSFRWPGDPGSQDPGSKPSSLSSDTTPLFRQLFLKSQESLVSHEQMQVFQMITKSQRIFSHAQVASASSQLPTPDGKQGPLKPLQGPWPQQPPSLTPAVDSLHAGPVNPEPEGSPARRRKSTSTFPREASPGSISRDAKGGPKVAAAPPALTASSLDPPGNPDISSLAKQLRSSKGTLDLGDIFSPGGLRQTQLGGDEPSGTHLPGKQAQAENGMASGATKAEKGPACSRGGGYRLFSGNSRAQRFSGFRKEKVKMDMCCAASPSQVAMASFSSAGPPADPARDSKSKLTTFNRIQGGNIYRLPHRVKEENVAAGCHQHNRGPTDWAEPRSTYVCKNCSQMFYTEKGLNSHMCFHSDQWPSPRGKQDPQVFGMEFCKPSRQVLRPEGDGQSPLGARKCLDNPTTASLGVPVSVPVAPANRPPGSKVGGQEKGGDERNSKENSQHRKRKKRPQPKALFVPPPPPTFGQPGPGRGHQSRLRSPVFLVDRLLKGLFQCSPYTPPPMLSPIREGSGLYFNTLCSTSAQASPDRLISTVLNPLDGSFGICVVKDNTRISIEPHINIGSRFQAEIPELQDSSLAGIDEHVASLVWKPWGDVMSNPETQDRVTELCNVACSSVMPGGGTNLELALHCLHEAQGDVQVALETLLLRGPQKPRTHPLASYRYTGSDIWTPMEKRLFKKAFCAHKKDFNLIHKTIQTKTVAQCVEYYYIWKKMIKFDCGRAPGPEKRVRKEPDEIDRAEAKVTCSPRERPSHRPTPELKIKTKSYRRESILNSSPSAGTKRSPEAPGSVEGQGAFPCRECERVFDKIKSRNAHMKRHRLQDHVEPVRVKWPVKPFQLKEEEEEEEELGADIGPLQW